The DNA segment CTTTTTGATAGAATATCCCTAGGATCTGGAAATgtgaaaaagggaaaaagaaacttttgacattTTGGGTGCGTTTGGTATGACAATGttttcccattttccattttgggTTTGCACAAACTAgtttcgaaaatatttttttagatattattttttttttaaattgaagtAAAATAATTTCCCTataaaaagttagaaaaatattttacaaaaaatccACTACTCTCACATCTAACCCGAAACTCCTCCCCCAACCcctttccaattttttttttttttttcagatttcagttttttttcttttccgtcACCGCCCCCCAAATTTTttttaaaccttttttttttttttttgtatttttcaattttctattttttagtttttctgcACAAACCCACCcgcaaagtttttttttttgttttttttttttgttttctgttttttcgtttttctgcccCATTCACCCACCCCACcccgcaattttttttttgtatttttaattttctgttttctgcttttttttttttttttgtttttctgtacCATTCACTCACGCCCGCCTCCACCCTCGcggtaatattttttttttaaaaatattttcagtgctgattttttcttttcctcttacaGATTCAAAATTTTACGAGTTTCAAAGTATTCAATAGAGATGCTCTTtccaacaagaaagaaaatagaaatgTTTCTATTCCATTCATATAATATTCATTGTCCTAGCTTTTAATTACTTAGGAGTAAAGGGGAACTACCATATTACAAGAATGTACTGAGCAGGTAAAACGTCGAATTGGTTTAGTATCGCCTTTGGTGTTGTCAAGGTCCATGCCATTTGATATTAGCAAAGCCCTTTCTAGTCACCGTGTTGCTTGAATGTTTAAAGCTTGTTAAGTTTCATTTGACTAGGTAATTTTTGAAACGTGAAGGTTCAACATTACCCATGAAATAAAGAACTTGGGCGATTCAAGAGGAGCTATAATCAAGATATAGTGCCACAAAAATGTCATGCTATAATGTGAAATCTTCTTTTGTTAATTAAATTTAGAGTCTTGTTATGCACTTGACTTCCATGCTAATAATCAGAGTTATGTAGTCTTTGTTTTCTGGCGTGCTTAATAGTTAGATTTGAAATTTCAGGATCCCTCTTCCAAGGTGGGTTGTTGAGGAGATGGAGAAGGATCCGGACCTTGCATACACAGATCAGTGGGGAAGGAGGAATTATGAATATGTATCGCTCGGTTGTGACACACTTCCAGTTCTTAAAGGGAGGACTCCTGTTCAATGTTATTCTGATTTCATGAGAGGGTTTAGAGATAGATTTGAGAACCTGCTAGGGGACACCATTATGGTAAGTTTTATGCTATCTTCAACCTTTAGCTATGGTGCATATATTGCTGGTCTAAGAACAGAAAAAGCTCAAAGATTTTGCATATGCTTTGTGTGATGTAGGAAATTCAAGTTGGGATGGGTCCGGCTGGAGAGCTCCGTTATCCATCGTACCCTGAACAAGATGGAACATGGAAATTCCCTGGAATTGGGGCTTTTCAGTGTTATGACAAGGTATAAACCAAGTTAATTTTTCATTGTTTTTCTGCTCTGTTTTGGTATATAACTTCATTGTCCCCGACGATTTGTTCTGATGAATTGTTCGCCCTGCAGTACATGATCAGCAGCTTAAAGGCTGCTGCAGAAGCTTTTGGCAAGCCTGAATGGGGACACACCGGTCCAACAGACGCAGGTCACTACAACAATTGGCCGGAAGATACCAACTTTTTCAGGAAGGAAGGTGGTGGATGGGATGGTCAATATGGGGAGTTCTTCCTCACTTGGTATTCTCAAATGCTTTTGAACCATGGTGAGAGGATATTGCAATCAGCCAAGGCAATATTCGATGACAAGGGAGTTAAGATTTCAGTTAAGATCGCAGGCATTCACTGGCACTATGGAACAAGGTCCCATGCCCCTGAGCTCACGGCTGGGTACTACAACACACGTTTCCGCGATGGTTACCTTCCCATCGCCCAGATGCTTGCCCGCCATGGTGCAATTTTCAACTTCACATGTGTTGAGATGCGAGACCATGAGCAGCCACAAGATGCACAATGTGCACCTGAGAAGTTGGTTAGGCAAGTGGCGTTAGCAACTCAGGAAGCTCAAGTTCCACTTGCTGGGGAGAATGCATTGCCACGGTATGACGACTATGCACACGAACAGATACTTCAAGCATCATCATTGAATATCAACGATCAATCAAGTGACAGAGAGATGTGTGCATTTACATATTTGAGGATGAATCCAGACCTGTTCCATCCTGATAATTGGAGGCGATTCGTCGCTTTtgtgaagaaaatgaaagaagggaaGGATGCGCATTGCTGTCGGGAGCAACTAGAGCAAGAGGCAGAGCATTTTGTGCATATAACTCAGCCTTTAGTGCAAGAAGCTGCAGTGGCCCTTATGCACTAAACAAATCTTGGCTGTAAACTTGTGCAAAATACCTTGTAGCATGCAGTTTTTCAGCATGTTACCGGGATCTTATCTTTCTCGTTCTTCTCATGTTGTAAAACATATTATCGTGTAATTTTTCAAACTTAGATATGTCttaatgatatgatacataattCAGTAGTAACTCCAACTCTTGGTTCTCAGATAGTCCTGTAGTATATTTTTAGTTTTCAGAGTAGTAAATTCAACTTTTGATTCTCGGATAGTACTGCTAAAAACTTTGCCCATCTACTTTTTCTCTATCCTGTCCCCTTCTCACATTTTCCATGAGGATTGAGGAGATCGGTTTTATGGTCCATCGCAAAAGATCCTAAATAAACTACGAGAGACTTTTGCTATgtcattttcttctattcaaaTAGTTACTGACATATCGGAGATTATTTCTTAGCTTGAGGCCTGGCAATTTTTTTATTTCAGTCCCGCGGAACTACTCATTGGCAAGGGAAATCAATGTTAAATTTTTGGGTCTGCCACTGGTCAACCCGTTCCTCCAAGCACATGATGCGTGCACAATCTCCAAAACCAGTTCTGGACTTCGTTGGAAGTAGTGGCAATTATCGAAGTCCATTGGGTTTTCATGTGTTCGTGAGCAGGGGGCGGATTGAAACTctttcgccgaaaaattatattttatatataaggtaaaattcAGTTTGTatctctatatattatattttgaatctcTTTAATATTGTCTAAAATCATAGCTCAGTGGTCAAGGGATTCAAAACCTTTGTTAGGCTGCTGGTTCAATTTTCACTAGTCATAattccttttaattttttattttttttgaatcccTTTAACGGAAATTTTGCCTCCGTCACTGCTCGTGAGGTCTCTTTCCCTTGGGAAACTTCTCCTTGGGGATCATGCCGGGTTGGTAATCTCGGTCTAAGTTTTGTGGCCAGGAACTTGTCAAAAGACCGTTCCAGACGCATCTTCATTCTAACATATAGACAAAACTTGGAGAGTTGCCGACTTTTAGTTTCATTTCACATGGTTCTTATGTACAAACTTAACTCAACTACACGACTTGAAGATCCGTAGAAGTTAAGCATAATAGGGCTTTCTTTTTTTGGTAACTGctatactttttttttatttttcatccgATGTCCGTTATCTATATTGAGACCTCGGCTAATTCGAATTCGCGTTGGATAAGATTTATTAATCGAAGACTCCCTACCAATATTGTTTTTCTTTCCAGCGCTTGCTGACCTCTGGTTAAAGGTTAAGGGAGAGATCATTTCCATCACACCACAACCATTAATGCTATAAAGTTTCAACGCTtcttataattattattattttgaatttttttggggtAAAGAAAACCTAAACCTTACACCTGTAGCACGTAAAGTAGTTCTACGACTGGACAATAATCACTCAATTGTCAATAGGATGATCTGGACCTTAAAATTAGGGAAGTgcgatatttttctttttctgtttgcTTGATTGTGGACGAGACGATTTAGATTCTAGTGTATGTTCAAAGGAAAACAAACTGATTTATATTTGTTGAGGATATGTGGGGACATTTCGAGCAAACATTTTCCTTATATATATCTCTAGTTATTTCTGTTAGTTTGGCTATATGTCAATTGTCAACACAAAAAAGTTGGAGGAGCACTCTAGACTTGAAGTACCATCACGAATAAAGACAGAAAGAAAAGCAGATACAATTATTTTGAAAAACATTCATTAGTAATTGGTATATATATTAGCATAAATTTTAATTGCATGCCAGGATCTTGAACGTGATAATCTTACACAAAATTGTTacagaaaacatacctgaatcgtaAGCCATCATCGTAAAGCGAAAGCGTTAATTCAAATTTGTTTCTCGCCCCTTGCGACTTGCCCTAGCTTTCGTTACCGCCGACTTTAGTGatgaaagagagaaaataaaatacggtaaccctaatgggtggggagatgaccaatttatagaggttctcaTTTAATCCggtacgtccatcaagtaaccgttcggacggatgagatttgctcattaattaaatattaattatgggccTTAAACTTATTGGGCCACCAAAACGTAAGAAAATCttacattctcccacttggcccaataatcacataatattaatatttaatataggaACATTAGTTGCGCATAAACAAATCTCTTCTGTAATGTTCACCATAAATACCACAATACCATAAACTAGTAAATGTGAGTTATGGCGGTTATATATAATTTGTCTACATACTCCCTTTCATATACTACACCATTAGTAATTTATCGTATCAGGTTCATAAGCTATAAAATGTTATGGTCCACAATAATGTCTCATTGAGACTTATCCTGCAACATCTCAAAACAATAATGTGTACACCATTATGAGAAACAGAAAATTATTAATGTATATCAGAAACACGTAAATGAGCTCAGAGtgtcaaaaattataaaaatatcaaTCATAAATACAGCCAAGACCCATTCTATGTACATGTTCCTTAAATGTCTTTAATTGTAAACCTTTCGTTAACGGATCTGCAATCATGAGATCAGTTCTAATATGCTCAAGTGACACTCTTTGTTTCTGAACTTCCTCCTTGACTGTAAAGTACTTTAATTTCATATGCTTGGCACCTTTGGAGTACTTATCATTCTTGGAGAAGAATACTGCTGCAAAATTATCACAGTAAATTTTCAGCGGCTTGGTAATGATGTCGACAACCCCAAGTCCTGAAATAAAGTTTCGCAACCATAATGCATGAATTGTGGCTTCAAATCTTACCACAAATTCTGCTTCCATCGTGGATGTAGCAATGACAGACTGTTTGGTACTCTTCCACGATATTGCTCCTTCAGCTAATTGGAACAAATAACCAAACGTGGATTTTCTAGTGTCAATACATCCAACAAAATCTGAATCCGAGTATCCAACAACTTCCAAATGCTTGGATCTCCTATACATGAGCATGTAATCCTTCGTTCCTTTCAGGTACCTCAAGACTTTCTTTGCAGCTTTCCAGTGATCAATTCCTGGGTTACTCTGATATCTTCCAAGTATTCCGACCACAAAACTAATATCCGGTCTTGTACAAGTCTGAGCATACATCAGACTACCAACAATAGAAGAGTAAGGAATTGattccattttctttcattttatatCATTCTTAGGGCATTACATGAGACTAAATTTGTCCCCTTTTTGAATTGAAACAATTCCTGCTGAACAATTGTTCATGTTAAATCTCACTAGAACTCTTTCGATATAGCCTTTCTGAGACAATCCCAATAATCCTTGTGATCTCTCAAAGAATATTTCTATTCCTATCACATAAGATG comes from the Nicotiana tabacum cultivar K326 chromosome 14, ASM71507v2, whole genome shotgun sequence genome and includes:
- the LOC107776343 gene encoding beta-amylase 1, chloroplastic-like (The RefSeq protein has 6 substitutions compared to this genomic sequence), whose translation is MAMSMPHQIGALSGTPLTAETGGEVPAKGNTTASAVWRTPLTNLRVSVQKTGADVDMLSPTPSPPLSPLKGGMRPDLSVACQALMEAPAETAEEKEHRLGISPEKGKGVPVFVMMPLDSVKMDHTVNRKKAMNASLQALKSAGVEGIMMDVWWGLVERDAPGEYNWGGYAELLEMAKKHGLKVQAVMSFHQCGGNVGDSCTIPLPRWVVEEMEKDPDLAYTDQWGRRNYEYVSLGCDTLPVLKGRTPVQCYSDFMRGFRDRFENLLGDTIVEIQVGMGPAGELRYPSYPEQDGTWKFPGIGAFQCYDKYMISSLKAAAEAFGKPEWGRTGPTDAGHYNNWPEDTNFFRKEGGGWDGQYGEFFLTWYSQMLLNHGERILQSAKAIFDDKGVKISVKIAGIHWHYGTRSHAPELTAGYYNTRFRDGYLPIAQMLARHGAIFNFTCVEMRDHEQPQDAQCAPEKLVRQVALATQEARVPLAGENALPRYDDYAHEQILQASSLNIDDQSSDREMCAFTYLRMNPDLFHPDNWRRFVAFVKKMKEGKDAHRCQEQLEQEAEHFVHITQPLVQEAAVALMH
- the LOC142168847 gene encoding secreted RxLR effector protein 161-like, with amino-acid sequence MESIPYSSIVGSLMYAQTCTRPDISFVVGILGRYQSNPGIDHWKAAKKVLRYLKGTKDYMLMYRRSKHLEVVGYSDSDFVGCIDTRKSTFGYLFQLAEGAISWKSTKQSVIATSTMEAEFVVRFEATIHALWLRNFISGLGVVDIITKPLKIYCDNFAAVFFSKNDKYSKGAKHMKLKYFTVKEEVQKQRVSLEHIRTDLMIADPLTKGLQLKTFKEHVHRMGLGCIYD